Within Vidua macroura isolate BioBank_ID:100142 chromosome 11, ASM2450914v1, whole genome shotgun sequence, the genomic segment tggcgTGGGGGCATCTGAGTGGCACTTGGGTCAGCCCCtaaggcctgagcagcctggggcttCCTCCCCACTTGTCCCCATGGTGGCTTCCCTTGGGTTCCTCAtgcctgtggctgccccagtgctgctcccacccCGGGTGCTGGCTGGACACGTGGCCCTGACTCTCTCTTACCTCTCGCAGCCCACGCAGCCACGTTGTCGTCCTCGGGGAATACAGCCTTGCTTCCAGCACCGAGGCCGTTCAAGTGAAGACCGTGTCCAGGGTGAGCCAGGGGATGCGGTCCTGGCacggggctgcagctctgcgcTGCCGCTGCTCCCACAGGGCAGGCACGAAGGGCTGTGgtgtttctctctctgcaggCCATCACCAACCCCGGCTGGAACCCCAACACCATGAACAATGACATCACCCTGCTGAGGCTGTCCACGCCCGCCCAGCTGGGATCCCGTGTGTCCACCATCTGCCTGGCCCCTGCCAACCTGGTTCTGCCCTCCAACGCCAGGGCTGTCACCACCGGCTGGGGACGCACCAACCCCAACTGTACGTAAGCTGCACCTTCAGGGAGGGCTGTGTGtatctgctgctcttcctcgGGGTTCTGAGGGTCCAGGGGTGCTTGTGGGGATGACATCTCCTGTACATGTGGGAAGGGGCGAGCTGGGCAGTGGAGTAACCCTGTTTGAGCGTGTACCAGTGTGCACATAGGTGTAGGTGTGTGCTCAGGGGCtggctgtgcacaggcacaAGCCTGCCCTTGCTCAGGGCTGCCTGCACGAGGTGATCCTGGGGAAGAAGGGGTTTGTCAGCACGGAGGAGAAAGGCACTTTGTATGGTAGCACCCATGCACCAGTGGAAGCTTGCCCAGGGCACCTGTGTGCACTCCAGAAGATCCACAGACACTGAGGTGATCTAATGGTGCTTCTTTCCCCTAGCCCAAGCCCTGGCAACTGTCCTGCAGCAGGTGACCCTGCCCCTGATCCCCCAGAACCAGTGCATGCAGTACTGGGGCAATCGCATCACCAACGTCATGATCTGTGCCGGTGGGGCTGgtgccacctcctgccaggTAAGGAGCCaagctcctgctgcacagggtgggtggaggaggaggaggaggatatGTGGGGTCCTGCTGAGCTCCCATTGCATCACAGGGAGCGGGGAGGAGCAGGGTACATGGACTCTTGCACTTATGGAGCCAGATATTTAAGCTACAACACCTGGCTGTGCAGAGGGGTTCGGGTGGCTGGGGTGGCAGGGACCAGTTTGGAGCATGCGCCAGGAGCACTAAACAGGAATCTTCTCTGCAGGGTGACTCTGGTGGACCTCTGGTGTACCAGACTGGGAATGGGTGGACCTTGATTGGCATTGTCTCCTGGGGAACCTCCAACTGCAACATCAACACGCCGGCCGTGTACACTCGTGTCAGCCAGTTCCGTAACTGGATCGACACCGTCGTTGCTCAGGGGTAAAGCTGCTGCCAGTGTGATCCCTGCACTGGGACAAATAAAGTATCAGTTTTCCTTGTGCCAAGCACTGTCTCTGGCTCCTTTCTTTTCATAAGGCAGAGTGGGGTGGAAATACATGGAGGAGCCTGGGGTACTCCAtgcttctctccttcccagagctggagcttgATGCCCAGCTGGGATCCAGGGGGAACTGTCAAACTAGGACAGGATGCTCAGGAAgagggggagcagggctggctgtggctCAAGGGCTGCTCAGGGGATCTTCAAGCCTGGCACCAACCCAGGCAGTGCTGAAGGTCGGGAGAATGGTCCTCCCACTGACCCAGGTGCGAGGtgccagcagggaagggaatgtgGAGTTGCAGCTCAGCACCAGAAAGGACTGCTCAGCTTGCAGTGGAAGGTGGGTGTTGGGGGGTGCACAGGATCCTAAAGGATCCCTGCCTGCAGTCTAAAGCCATGACGTGTAGCAGCTGAGAACACAGCTGAAAGGGAGAAATGCCacgggcagctccagctcctgaggaAGGGGACAGCTGGAGAACAGCATGCTGCTTCACCCCTGCAGATCTGCCAGGTAACAGCAGGAAACTGAAGGCCATTGCAAAGGAAAATTTGAAGCTGAAAACCATTTTCAAGGCCAGGTGACAGGCTTTCACTCAAATGGGTTCTTGAGACAATGGGTGGTGGATAAAAAAGAAGTCTTGTGTGACATGGGAGTAGCAAGACACATGCTCAATGAATTACAATCcagttcccagcagctccaaatAGAGCTGGTGATAGGCactgtggagagcagcaggatcaGACTGTCCCAACATGAGGTGTGGGGTTTAGTTTTCCTTACCAGTGATGTGAAGGTGATACACCACCTTTGCTGTGTGAATCACAGCCCCCAAAATGTAATCACTCTATTAAGCAGAGAGTGTGACACTACACAGGGACACACTGA encodes:
- the CTRL gene encoding chymotrypsin-like protease CTRL-1 — its product is MAFLWVVACLALASAASGCGVPAISPSIAYSERIVNGQNAVPGSWPWQVSLQTTTGSHFCGGSLINEYWVVTAAHCNFNPRSHVVVLGEYSLASSTEAVQVKTVSRAITNPGWNPNTMNNDITLLRLSTPAQLGSRVSTICLAPANLVLPSNARAVTTGWGRTNPNSQALATVLQQVTLPLIPQNQCMQYWGNRITNVMICAGGAGATSCQGDSGGPLVYQTGNGWTLIGIVSWGTSNCNINTPAVYTRVSQFRNWIDTVVAQG